Genomic DNA from Chloroflexota bacterium:
ACTTCGTGAATCCGCGCTACGACGCGATCGACGGGACGCCATGCCACCCCGACCTCGCGTCGCTGCCCGAGGTGCCGGACACCGTGCTCATCGCGGTCAACCCGCTGCGGGCCGCGTCGCTCACGACGATCGCCGCCGCGGCGGGCGTGCCGGCCGTCGTCATCCCGGGCGGTGGGGTCGTCGAGGGTGGCGAGGCGGCGGCCCGGATGCAGGCGGAGGTCGCCGCCGTGGCGGCCGCGACGGGGACGGCCGTCCTCGGGCCGAACTGCATGGGCGTCATCGACCTGACCACGCACAGCGCCACGTACATCGACGACCTGCCGCCGACCCTCAGGCGTGGCGGCGTGGCCGGGATCGCCCAGTCGGGCAGCGTCACCGATGCCTTCGTCCATGCCGGGACGCGGATCGGCTGGAGCCGCATCGTGAGCTGCGGCTCGGAGGCGGTCCTCGACATCTGCGACTACCTCGCGCACAGCCTCGCCGACCCCGAGACGCACGCCGTCGTCCTGTTCGTCGAGGGATTCAAGCGCCCGGAGCGCTTCCTCGCCCTCGCGGATCACGCCCTCGAGCTCGGCAAGACCATCCTCGCCATCAAGGTCGGCCGGAGCCGCCAGGCGCAGGAGGCGGCGATCGCCCACACCGGATCGCTCGCCGGTGAGGACCGGGTGACCGACGCGGCACTGCGGGCCGCGGGCGTGGTCCGCTGCGACGATCTGGACGATCTCCTCGAGGCGGCCGCGCTCGTGACCGGGTCTCGCCGCCTCGGCCGCGGGGTCGGTGCCGGCCGCACGGCCGTCGTGACCGTCTCGACCGGCGAAGGCTCGCTCATCGCGGACCTCGCCTCCCGGACGGGCGTGGACCTGCCGCCGATCCCCGCGGCCGCCCGCTCGCGGATCGTGGCCGAACTGCCGACGCTCGGGTACGTCGGCAATCCGCTCGACCCATGGGGCGCTGGCGAGGCGGCACCCACGTATCGAAGCTGTTTCGAGGCGCTCGCCGATTCGGGGGCCTACGACGTGGTGGCCCTCGTGCACGACTTCCCGTTCCGCTCCCAGCCGGGCGAGGTCGCGCTCGCGACCGAGCTGGCCGGCGAGCTCGTGCGCACGACCGCTGCGCTGCCCGCCATCCTGCCGGTCTTCGTGTCACTGACCTCCGGCGACGCCACGCCCGAGGTCCTCGACCTCCTCGATGGAGCGGGTGGGATCCCGGCGCTCAGGGGCACGACGGCAGCCTTCGCATCCATCGCCCGCCTCGCCTGGTGGGAGCGGCGGCGCGCGAACCGACGCGCGGCCGGGCCGGCGAGGAGCGGCTGGCCGGCGCTCGCGGCGGACGTGCCGCCGTACGGCCACGACGGTTCGGCTGCGGATCCGATCGAGGTTGGCGACGGCGACGCCCGCGACCTCGACGGCGGCGGATCGGCCGCGGCGACCGGGCAGGTGCTGTCCGAGCGAGCGTCCCTCGACCTTCTCCGCGCTGCCGGGTTGCCCGTCGTCCGCGTGATCGCGATCCCCATCGAGGGTGTCGAGGAGTCGGCGGCCGCCGCCGCCGAGTCGCTCGGCTGGCCGGTGGTCGTCAAGCTCGACGCGGACGGCCTCGCCCACAAGACGGAGATCGGGGGCGTCGTCGTCGGCGTCGAGGATCCGGCGGGTGTCCGTCGGGCGGTCCGCCGCGTCCTCGGGGCGGCACGGTCCGCGGGGGTGACGGCGAGGGGCGTCCTCGTTCAACCCGCGGTCCCGCTGGGCGTCGAGCTCATCGTGGGTGCGCGTCGCGACCGCCAGTTCGGGCCGGTCGTCGTCGTCGGACTCGGCGGCATCCTCGCTGAGGTCATGGACGATGTCGCGATCCGCCTCGCGCCCGTGGCCCTCCCCGACGCTCGGGAGATGCTCGATGACCTTCGTGGCGCGGCGATCCTCCACGGCGTGCGCGGTCGTCCGGCCGTCGATCTCGACCGCCTGGCGGCCTTCGTCGTCGAGCTCGGCCAGGCCATCGCCGACCATCCGGATTGGCGTGAAGTGGACGTCAACCCCCTCATCGCCGGATCGGCTAGAGCGATCGCGGTCGACGCGCTCGTGATCCTCGAGGCCGATGCCGTCACCCCACCAACGAGGAGATCCCCATGACCGCGATCCGGACCGCCGAGCCGACCACGTCATCCACGCTGTACTTCGGACCCTGGTACCGCCGCTCGCCGTTTTTCGAGCGCACCCTCGCCGCGGGCTGCTCCGCCTACGACATCTACAACCACATGTACCTGCCCGGCTACTACGCGGATCCGGTCGAGGAGTACTGGCATCTCCTCAACGCCGTGACGGTGTGGGACGTCTCCGTCGAGCGGATCGTGGAGATCACCGGGCCGGACGCGTCCGCCTTCGTCAACACGCTGACCTGCCGCGACCTCACCCGGTGCGCACCCGGCCAGGGCAAGTACGTCCTCATCACCGCAGAGGACGGCGGCATCGTCAATGACCCGGTGCTCCTTCGCATCGACCCGGATCGCTGGTGGCTCGCGCTCGCTGACAGCGACGCGGGACTGTGGGCGCGCGGCGTGGCCGTCCACTCGGGGATGAACGTCACGGTCCGCGAGCCGGAGATCTACCCGATCCAGATCCAGGGACCGCGGTCGAAGGACGTCATGCGGACGCTGTTCGGCGACGCGATCCTCGACATCCGCTACTACTGGACGCTGCAGACGGAGCTCGACGGGATCCCGCTGGTCATCAGCCGGACGGGCTGGACGGGCGAGGTGGGCTACGAGCTCTACCTCCGCGACCCGTCCCGCGGCGGCGACCTCTGGGACCGGGTCATGGAGGCCGGCCGGCCGCACGACATCCGCCCGATCGCGCCATGCGAGGCGCGGCGCATCGAGGCCGGCATCTTCAACTACGGCTCGGATATGACGATCGCGAACAACCCGTTCGAGATCATGGGCCTCGAGCGGCTCGTCGAACCGCAGGCGGCCGACTACATCGGCAAGGCGGCCCTCGAGGAGATCCGGGCGCGAGGCGTCACGCGGAAGCTCGTCGGGATCGAGGTCGCCGGCGATGCCCTGTCATTCGAGATCGCCGAGAAGCGGCCGGCACTCCATCGAGGCGAACGAGTGGGTGAGATCACGGACCTCATCTGGTCGCCCCGGCTCGCGAAGAACATCGGCTACGTCTGGGTCCCGATCGAGCTGTCGGCGCCCGGCACGCCGCTCGAGATCGTCGCTCCGGATGGCGGGAGCTGGCCGGCCACGACGGCGGCCCTCCCGTTCCTCGACCCGAACAAGGAGGTCCCGAAGTCATGACGGCGAGCGGATTCTTCACCGCGGAGGAGATCGCCCGCGTGCGGCGCCCGTTCCGCGCCGCGTCGCTCCTGCCGGGACGGGCCTATCACGACGCGACGATCCACGACTGGGAGCTCGAGCAGTGGTTCGCCCGCGACTGGCTCGCCGTCGCCCGCGAGGAGGAGATCCCCGATC
This window encodes:
- a CDS encoding glycine cleavage system protein T, with translation MTAIRTAEPTTSSTLYFGPWYRRSPFFERTLAAGCSAYDIYNHMYLPGYYADPVEEYWHLLNAVTVWDVSVERIVEITGPDASAFVNTLTCRDLTRCAPGQGKYVLITAEDGGIVNDPVLLRIDPDRWWLALADSDAGLWARGVAVHSGMNVTVREPEIYPIQIQGPRSKDVMRTLFGDAILDIRYYWTLQTELDGIPLVISRTGWTGEVGYELYLRDPSRGGDLWDRVMEAGRPHDIRPIAPCEARRIEAGIFNYGSDMTIANNPFEIMGLERLVEPQAADYIGKAALEEIRARGVTRKLVGIEVAGDALSFEIAEKRPALHRGERVGEITDLIWSPRLAKNIGYVWVPIELSAPGTPLEIVAPDGGSWPATTAALPFLDPNKEVPKS
- a CDS encoding acetate--CoA ligase family protein, with product MKVEARPAFDLRALFAPRSIAVVGASPRSDLATTVRDNIARVGGTARCYFVNPRYDAIDGTPCHPDLASLPEVPDTVLIAVNPLRAASLTTIAAAAGVPAVVIPGGGVVEGGEAAARMQAEVAAVAAATGTAVLGPNCMGVIDLTTHSATYIDDLPPTLRRGGVAGIAQSGSVTDAFVHAGTRIGWSRIVSCGSEAVLDICDYLAHSLADPETHAVVLFVEGFKRPERFLALADHALELGKTILAIKVGRSRQAQEAAIAHTGSLAGEDRVTDAALRAAGVVRCDDLDDLLEAAALVTGSRRLGRGVGAGRTAVVTVSTGEGSLIADLASRTGVDLPPIPAAARSRIVAELPTLGYVGNPLDPWGAGEAAPTYRSCFEALADSGAYDVVALVHDFPFRSQPGEVALATELAGELVRTTAALPAILPVFVSLTSGDATPEVLDLLDGAGGIPALRGTTAAFASIARLAWWERRRANRRAAGPARSGWPALAADVPPYGHDGSAADPIEVGDGDARDLDGGGSAAATGQVLSERASLDLLRAAGLPVVRVIAIPIEGVEESAAAAAESLGWPVVVKLDADGLAHKTEIGGVVVGVEDPAGVRRAVRRVLGAARSAGVTARGVLVQPAVPLGVELIVGARRDRQFGPVVVVGLGGILAEVMDDVAIRLAPVALPDAREMLDDLRGAAILHGVRGRPAVDLDRLAAFVVELGQAIADHPDWREVDVNPLIAGSARAIAVDALVILEADAVTPPTRRSP